From a region of the Janthinobacterium sp. 61 genome:
- a CDS encoding VOC family protein produces the protein MKKQIILNLPVKDLGKSRAFFSALGFSFNSRFSGENAAFMTIVDGAIEAMLTTEPFFQSLIDKPVVNAKEANEFVICLSCESREEVDSLIAKAVAAGGRIPHPPEDHGFMYDQGFEDIDGHLWNLVWTAPEA, from the coding sequence ATGAAGAAACAGATCATCCTCAACCTGCCCGTGAAGGACCTGGGCAAATCCAGGGCCTTCTTTTCCGCGCTCGGCTTTTCCTTCAATTCCCGCTTTAGCGGAGAGAACGCGGCGTTCATGACCATCGTCGACGGCGCCATCGAGGCCATGCTGACGACCGAACCGTTCTTCCAGTCCCTGATCGACAAACCAGTCGTGAATGCAAAGGAAGCCAATGAATTCGTCATTTGCCTCAGTTGCGAAAGCCGGGAAGAGGTGGACAGCCTGATCGCCAAGGCGGTTGCCGCAGGTGGCCGCATACCGCATCCGCCCGAGGACCATGGCTTCATGTATGACCAGGGTTTCGAGGATATCGATGGCCACCTGTGGAACCTGGTCTGGACGGCACCGGAAGCCTGA